A single genomic interval of Flavihumibacter rivuli harbors:
- a CDS encoding gluconate:H+ symporter, translated as MRSRFSIHPFIGFLVVAVLVGAIAGLPARTIVGSVEKGIGDLMASLMILLVLGAMFGKIVAETGAAQRIADVMMQVAGTRHIQWAMAAIGFIIGIPLFYGVGFVLLVPLVFSVCYTYKLPPVFVGLPMLAALSVTHGFLPPHPSPSALVVQFGASMGLTLVYGLIVAIPSIIIAGPLLSRFLKDIQAEPLQAFVARQRPAEELPGTFVSLFTAMLPILMLMVTTLVPFVLPNATGLNKLLAFLGAPSIVLLIALLAAFLFLGLRQGFSPAEITGFCGAAAKDISPVLLIVAGSGALKQVLMESGLSNQVAQQLQDLPLHPLVLGWLIAAIIRVLIGSATVAGLTTAGIILPYLQQSGVDPNLMVLSIGAGSLTFSHVNDSGFWMYKEYFNLSIRDTLRSWTMMETLVSIVGLAGVLLLNLLLH; from the coding sequence ATGAGATCGCGTTTCAGCATTCACCCTTTTATTGGTTTCCTGGTGGTAGCCGTATTGGTTGGTGCCATTGCAGGATTGCCAGCCAGGACAATTGTTGGGTCCGTTGAAAAGGGGATTGGCGACCTTATGGCATCCCTGATGATCTTATTGGTGCTGGGCGCCATGTTCGGGAAGATCGTGGCGGAAACAGGGGCGGCGCAGCGGATTGCGGATGTGATGATGCAGGTGGCCGGCACCAGGCATATCCAGTGGGCCATGGCTGCCATAGGATTCATTATCGGCATCCCCTTGTTTTATGGAGTTGGTTTTGTGTTGTTGGTTCCCCTTGTGTTCTCCGTATGTTACACCTATAAGCTTCCCCCGGTTTTTGTAGGATTGCCCATGCTGGCAGCGCTTTCGGTTACCCACGGTTTCCTTCCGCCCCATCCTTCCCCTTCCGCGTTGGTGGTGCAGTTCGGGGCATCCATGGGGCTGACACTCGTATATGGATTGATCGTAGCCATTCCCTCCATCATCATTGCGGGACCACTGTTGTCCCGTTTCCTTAAAGATATCCAGGCCGAACCCCTGCAGGCATTTGTTGCCAGGCAAAGGCCCGCGGAAGAGCTACCGGGTACTTTTGTTTCGCTATTCACAGCCATGCTGCCGATCCTCATGCTGATGGTCACCACCCTTGTGCCCTTTGTATTGCCCAATGCGACCGGACTCAATAAATTACTGGCTTTTCTTGGAGCCCCATCGATCGTATTGCTGATTGCCTTGTTGGCTGCCTTCCTTTTCCTTGGGCTGCGACAGGGTTTTAGTCCAGCAGAGATCACCGGGTTTTGCGGGGCTGCGGCAAAGGATATCTCGCCGGTATTGTTGATCGTGGCTGGGTCGGGTGCCCTCAAGCAGGTACTAATGGAATCCGGCCTGAGTAACCAGGTGGCCCAACAGCTGCAGGACCTGCCCCTTCATCCCCTGGTGTTGGGCTGGCTGATCGCAGCCATTATCAGGGTATTGATCGGATCGGCTACGGTAGCCGGACTTACCACTGCAGGCATCATCCTTCCCTACCTGCAACAAAGCGGCGTTGACCCTAACCTGATGGTATTGTCAATAGGGGCGGGCAGCCTTACCTTCTCCCATGTGAATGATTCCGGCTTCTGGATGTATAAGGAGTATTTCAACCTGAGCATCAGGGATACCTTAAGGTCCTGGACCATGATGGAGACCCTGGTATCGATCGTTGGGTTGGCTGGTGTATTATTGCTGAATCTATTACTTCATTGA
- a CDS encoding RidA family protein yields the protein MQSADERFAQTGLVLPPAPKPLGVYKPYLIDGKYLYVSGHGPVQENGQLIIGRVGDTVSMEDGKLAARQVGLTILATLKANIGSLDKIKRVIKVLGMVNCTTDFEKHPYIINGCSELFAQVWGEENGIGVRSAVGMGSLPDNIPVEIEALFELH from the coding sequence ATGCAAAGTGCAGATGAACGTTTCGCGCAGACTGGCCTGGTATTGCCGCCGGCGCCCAAGCCACTCGGGGTGTATAAACCCTACCTCATCGATGGTAAGTACCTGTATGTATCCGGCCATGGACCGGTGCAGGAGAACGGGCAACTGATCATTGGTCGGGTAGGCGATACCGTTAGTATGGAAGACGGGAAGCTTGCCGCGCGGCAGGTAGGTCTTACCATCCTGGCCACGCTGAAGGCCAATATCGGCAGCCTGGACAAGATCAAGCGGGTGATCAAGGTATTGGGTATGGTGAATTGCACCACTGATTTTGAAAAGCATCCTTATATCATCAATGGCTGCAGTGAATTGTTCGCGCAGGTTTGGGGGGAAGAGAATGGGATAGGGGTGAGAAGTGCTGTAGGTATGGGCTCCCTGCCAGATAATATTCCTGTAGAGATAGAAGCATTATTTGAATTGCACTAA
- a CDS encoding D-TA family PLP-dependent enzyme, with translation MANNNEQWWLVHSVDKLDTPALVIYPERVKHNVAAAIQMVGDPSRLRPHIKTNKSAEAVQLMLDAGIRQFKCSTIAEAELLGRLHAPDVLLAYQPVGPKQHRLFELMKAYPATSFSCLVDNEGVVEQLAALANAEGRELGVWLDLNVGMNRTGIEPGAAALALYKQMLHAEGLNALGFHAYDGHIRDTDLSVRQAKVEAAFAPVMEMQDAVEKSGYARPIVIAGGSPSFPVHARRLDEVCSPGTFIYWDKGYGDRFPEQPFLPAALVVTRVISLPGAGRITTDLGHKSIAAENDLVNRVGFLNAPELVPVGQSEEHLVLDAGQGHGYKVGDVLYGVPYHVCPTIALYQSAYTIIDHEVAGQWKTVGRDRFLTV, from the coding sequence ATGGCGAATAACAATGAACAATGGTGGCTGGTCCATTCCGTAGATAAGCTGGATACCCCGGCCCTGGTGATCTATCCTGAACGGGTTAAACATAATGTAGCTGCCGCCATTCAAATGGTAGGTGATCCGTCCAGGTTGCGCCCGCATATCAAGACCAATAAGTCGGCCGAGGCTGTACAGCTAATGCTGGACGCGGGTATCCGGCAATTCAAGTGTTCCACTATTGCTGAAGCAGAACTTTTGGGCAGGCTCCATGCACCTGATGTGCTGCTGGCGTACCAGCCGGTTGGACCCAAGCAGCATCGCCTGTTTGAGTTGATGAAAGCCTACCCTGCAACAAGTTTTTCCTGCCTGGTGGATAATGAAGGGGTGGTTGAACAATTGGCAGCACTAGCCAATGCAGAGGGTAGGGAGTTGGGTGTTTGGCTGGACCTGAATGTAGGAATGAACCGGACGGGTATTGAACCCGGGGCCGCTGCCCTGGCATTGTACAAGCAAATGCTTCATGCCGAAGGCTTGAATGCCCTCGGATTCCATGCCTATGATGGCCATATCCGCGATACGGACCTGTCTGTGAGGCAGGCGAAAGTGGAAGCCGCTTTTGCGCCGGTGATGGAAATGCAGGATGCGGTAGAGAAAAGCGGTTATGCCAGGCCGATAGTTATTGCCGGCGGGTCGCCTAGTTTCCCGGTGCATGCTAGGAGACTTGATGAGGTTTGCAGTCCGGGTACATTTATCTATTGGGACAAGGGGTATGGTGACCGCTTCCCGGAACAGCCCTTCCTTCCTGCAGCATTAGTGGTGACAAGGGTAATATCCCTTCCTGGAGCTGGTCGCATTACTACCGACCTGGGCCACAAATCCATCGCGGCGGAGAACGACCTGGTCAACCGGGTAGGCTTCCTGAATGCGCCGGAACTGGTGCCAGTCGGGCAAAGTGAGGAACACCTGGTATTGGATGCTGGTCAAGGGCATGGCTATAAGGTGGGAGATGTGTTGTATGGTGTGCCTTACCATGTTTGCCCCACCATCGCCTTGTACCAGTCAGCCTATACGATCATAGACCACGAGGTAGCCGGGCAATGGAAGACTGTTGGCCGGGACCGATTCCTAACCGTATAA
- a CDS encoding dipeptidase gives MFTIDAHLDLSMNALEWNRDLTLTVKEINAREKGQHDKPDRAKATVSLPELRMGGIGLVVATQIARYVAPDNPLPGWHSPAQAWAQTQGQLAYYKAMEDAGEMVQVKDLSSLESHLRLWMDGSSARSLPIGYILSLEGADSIIDISYLEKAYAYGLRALGPAHYGPGRYAMGTDATGGLRPKGKELLKEMERLNIILDATHLCDDSFWEALDCFKGHVWASHNNCRALVNHNRQFSDDQLRVLIERGAVIGAAMDAWMIVPGWVRGKSDPVGMGCNLERLIDHIDHICQLAGNSYHVGIGSDLDGAFGREQCPYDVETIADIGKLPSLLAKRGYSEQDISNLMRDNWIRFLMRAWS, from the coding sequence ATGTTTACAATAGATGCCCACCTTGACCTTAGCATGAATGCTTTGGAATGGAACCGCGACCTGACCCTTACCGTGAAGGAGATCAATGCGCGGGAGAAAGGTCAGCATGACAAACCTGACAGGGCCAAGGCAACTGTCTCGCTTCCCGAATTACGGATGGGTGGTATCGGATTGGTGGTGGCCACCCAGATCGCCCGTTATGTTGCACCCGATAATCCTTTGCCCGGCTGGCATTCACCAGCGCAGGCTTGGGCACAGACCCAGGGGCAGCTGGCCTATTATAAGGCTATGGAAGATGCGGGTGAAATGGTGCAGGTGAAGGACCTTTCATCGCTGGAATCACATCTTCGGTTATGGATGGACGGTAGTTCAGCCAGATCACTTCCCATTGGCTATATCCTTAGCCTGGAAGGAGCCGATTCCATCATTGATATCAGTTACCTGGAGAAAGCCTATGCTTATGGCTTACGGGCACTGGGACCTGCGCATTATGGCCCGGGCAGGTATGCCATGGGAACAGATGCTACAGGGGGACTCAGGCCAAAAGGGAAGGAATTATTGAAGGAAATGGAGCGGCTGAACATTATATTAGATGCCACCCATTTGTGTGATGATAGTTTTTGGGAAGCACTCGATTGTTTCAAGGGGCACGTATGGGCCAGTCATAATAACTGCCGGGCCTTGGTGAACCATAACCGCCAATTCAGTGACGACCAGCTCAGGGTATTGATCGAAAGGGGGGCAGTGATCGGGGCTGCGATGGATGCCTGGATGATTGTGCCGGGATGGGTGAGGGGGAAGTCCGATCCGGTGGGCATGGGATGCAACCTGGAAAGGCTGATCGATCATATTGACCATATCTGCCAATTGGCAGGAAACAGCTACCATGTAGGCATTGGTTCCGACCTGGATGGTGCTTTTGGCAGGGAGCAATGTCCATATGATGTGGAGACCATAGCAGATATTGGTAAGTTGCCTTCCCTTCTTGCCAAAAGGGGCTATTCGGAACAGGATATCAGCAACCTGATGCGCGATAACTGGATCAGGTTCCTGATGCGGGCCTGGTCGTGA